In Colwellia sp. M166, a genomic segment contains:
- a CDS encoding c-type cytochrome, with protein MKLTQLLLSVIVLSSSAYTVQAQHVSDPSLIATGAKVYSENCARCHNARPAEEYSKQEWSVVMPHMRAKAHMTGKETLAVEAFLASTLTSDVRNNFDTAGNKAPQRSGEELISAFGCQGCHSLKGQGGTLGPKLDSVVADKGQDFVLRKLKDPKFNNAVSAMPKYPMTEEDMQVIVRYLNQ; from the coding sequence ATGAAATTAACTCAACTTTTATTGTCAGTCATAGTACTGTCTTCTAGTGCTTATACAGTTCAAGCTCAACATGTTAGCGATCCTTCTTTGATTGCAACCGGCGCTAAAGTCTACAGTGAAAACTGTGCTCGTTGTCATAATGCCCGTCCCGCGGAGGAATATTCCAAGCAGGAGTGGTCAGTTGTGATGCCGCATATGCGAGCGAAAGCACATATGACAGGTAAAGAAACGTTAGCTGTTGAAGCGTTTTTAGCCAGTACATTAACGTCTGATGTGCGAAATAATTTCGATACGGCGGGTAATAAAGCTCCCCAACGTTCAGGGGAAGAATTGATCAGCGCTTTTGGTTGTCAGGGCTGCCATTCTCTCAAAGGGCAAGGAGGAACTTTAGGGCCTAAATTAGATTCAGTTGTTGCTGATAAAGGCCAAGACTTTGTCTTGAGAAAGTTAAAGGATCCAAAATTTAATAATGCCGTATCGGCCATGCCTAAATACCCCATGACGGAGGAAGATATGCAAGTGATTGTGCGTTATTTAAATCAATAA
- a CDS encoding MerR family DNA-binding protein, with product MRVKKLANVMNTTPDTVRYYTRIGLISPMKNPENGYKVYGKAVQRRLKFILSARQLDFSVDEIKDILAEADKGHTACPLVREIVERRLAETEKQFQAALLLREKLRKAVNDWQNIPDKAPSGHMICHLIEGEIATISQSEGEHDE from the coding sequence ATGAGGGTAAAGAAGTTAGCGAATGTGATGAATACTACACCTGATACGGTGCGCTATTACACTCGTATTGGACTTATTTCTCCAATGAAGAACCCAGAAAATGGTTATAAGGTTTATGGCAAAGCGGTACAACGAAGATTGAAGTTTATCTTAAGTGCTCGGCAATTAGACTTTTCAGTTGATGAAATTAAAGACATTTTAGCTGAAGCGGATAAAGGCCATACCGCATGCCCATTAGTGCGAGAAATTGTTGAACGTCGTCTTGCAGAAACCGAGAAACAATTTCAGGCGGCGCTGTTGTTACGAGAGAAGTTAAGAAAAGCAGTAAACGATTGGCAGAATATACCTGATAAAGCGCCATCAGGTCATATGATATGTCACCTTATTGAAGGTGAAATAGCAACAATTAGTCAAAGTGAAGGAGAACATGATGAATAA
- a CDS encoding heavy metal translocating P-type ATPase: MNKLSDDITQSASQELIIDGASCASCVGKIEKALRAVTGVESAEMNFALRTVLVTGDVAPETLINTVESIGYNAKSSNQASDDQLLDEKEVADEKYYVKLMKQVWIALGLGIPLMIYSIAGGPMTVDTSLERAVWLLIGLLCLAIMYFAGKHFYIGAWKSFVNHNANMDTLIALGTSTAWLYSMIVVLFPMALPEMARHVYFEATAMIIGLINLGLALEVKARGRTSEAIKRLIGLQGKTARVVRVVDGKEQEIDIAIEQVQLNDIVRVRPGEKISVDGVVVQGHTTIDESMLTGEPMPVEKAEEDEVVAGTLNKSGSILFKATRVGKDTALAQIINMVKRAQNSKPPIGRLADVISGYFVPVIMIIAIVSALVWLNFGPEPSLAFAVVSATTVLIIACPCALGLATPMSVMVGVGKAAEAGVLIRNGEALQTSAKITAMILDKTGTITEGSPTVTDIIVIDKAYTETDILTITASIESGSEHPLAQAIVDAAIKQGIDPENVSDFHAIAGHGIKANFNGQQLLFGNQKLMLSKHIALNGFVSQAQKLADEAKTPMYLAVDNKLAAIIAVSDPIKTDSISAIKRLQAGGIRVVMLTGDNRATANAVAKKVGVTEVFAEVLPEDKANKVAELQAQGEIVGMTGDGINDAPALALANVGFAIGTGTDVAIESADITLMRGSLHGLADAIAISKATLRNIKQNLFGAFIYNVAGVPFAAGVLYPFFGLLLNPVIAGAAMAFSSLTVVSNANRLRFFKAKEH, encoded by the coding sequence ATGAATAAATTATCAGACGATATTACTCAGAGCGCTAGTCAAGAATTGATTATTGATGGTGCTAGTTGTGCTAGTTGTGTTGGTAAAATAGAAAAAGCTTTGCGAGCAGTGACAGGAGTCGAAAGTGCCGAGATGAATTTTGCTTTAAGAACTGTGCTTGTTACTGGTGATGTTGCCCCTGAAACTCTGATCAATACGGTTGAATCCATTGGCTATAATGCCAAAAGTAGTAATCAAGCAAGTGATGACCAGTTGCTAGATGAAAAAGAAGTCGCCGATGAAAAATATTACGTTAAGCTAATGAAGCAAGTGTGGATAGCCTTGGGACTTGGTATCCCATTGATGATTTATAGCATTGCCGGTGGCCCTATGACCGTTGATACATCGTTAGAACGAGCGGTTTGGTTGTTGATTGGCCTGTTATGCCTTGCCATTATGTATTTTGCCGGCAAGCACTTCTACATAGGCGCTTGGAAATCTTTTGTTAATCATAATGCGAATATGGATACCTTAATTGCGTTAGGGACAAGTACCGCTTGGCTATATTCAATGATTGTTGTGTTGTTCCCAATGGCATTACCTGAGATGGCACGCCATGTTTATTTTGAAGCTACCGCGATGATTATCGGGTTGATCAACCTCGGGCTTGCCTTGGAAGTGAAAGCACGAGGGCGAACCAGTGAAGCGATTAAGCGCTTAATTGGCTTGCAAGGAAAAACCGCACGTGTTGTTCGGGTTGTTGACGGCAAAGAACAAGAAATTGATATTGCCATTGAGCAAGTACAGCTTAATGACATCGTTCGTGTCCGGCCGGGAGAAAAAATATCAGTCGATGGTGTCGTTGTCCAAGGCCACACCACCATTGATGAATCAATGTTGACGGGTGAGCCGATGCCAGTCGAGAAAGCTGAAGAAGATGAAGTCGTTGCCGGGACTTTAAATAAATCAGGCAGTATTTTATTTAAAGCGACGCGGGTCGGTAAAGATACCGCATTGGCGCAAATTATCAATATGGTGAAACGAGCGCAAAACTCTAAGCCACCGATTGGTCGTTTAGCGGATGTCATCTCAGGCTATTTTGTTCCGGTGATTATGATCATCGCTATTGTTAGTGCCTTAGTTTGGCTTAATTTTGGTCCTGAGCCGAGCTTAGCGTTCGCGGTGGTTTCTGCCACTACCGTGTTAATTATTGCTTGTCCTTGTGCGCTTGGCCTAGCAACGCCGATGTCGGTGATGGTGGGGGTGGGTAAAGCTGCTGAGGCTGGCGTGTTGATCCGCAATGGCGAAGCACTACAAACCTCAGCAAAGATTACCGCTATGATCTTGGATAAAACCGGTACCATTACTGAAGGATCGCCAACGGTAACCGATATTATTGTTATCGATAAAGCCTATACAGAAACCGATATTTTAACCATAACGGCCAGCATTGAAAGTGGCTCAGAACATCCGTTAGCACAGGCTATTGTTGATGCTGCCATTAAGCAAGGTATTGATCCAGAGAATGTTAGTGACTTTCATGCCATTGCCGGCCATGGCATTAAAGCCAATTTTAACGGTCAACAATTACTTTTTGGTAATCAAAAGCTGATGTTGAGTAAGCACATCGCGCTTAATGGTTTTGTTAGCCAAGCACAAAAACTTGCTGATGAGGCGAAAACGCCGATGTACCTCGCTGTTGATAACAAATTAGCCGCTATTATTGCTGTTTCTGACCCGATTAAAACTGACTCTATTTCAGCCATTAAACGCTTACAAGCCGGTGGTATCCGCGTGGTTATGCTAACCGGTGACAATAGAGCAACCGCTAATGCCGTGGCTAAAAAGGTCGGTGTTACTGAGGTTTTTGCTGAAGTGTTGCCGGAAGATAAAGCCAATAAAGTGGCAGAGTTGCAAGCACAAGGTGAAATTGTCGGTATGACTGGCGATGGTATTAATGATGCTCCGGCATTGGCGTTGGCTAATGTTGGCTTTGCGATTGGTACGGGTACCGATGTTGCTATTGAAAGTGCTGATATTACCTTGATGCGAGGTTCATTACATGGTCTCGCCGATGCGATTGCCATTAGCAAAGCAACGTTACGCAATATTAAGCAAAACCTTTTTGGTGCCTTTATCTATAACGTAGCTGGAGTGCCTTTTGCTGCCGGTGTGCTTTATCCATTTTTTGGCCTGTTACTTAATCCCGTTATTGCTGGAGCCGCCATGGCCTTCTCGTCATTAACAGTGGTAAGTAATGCCAATCGCTTACGGTTTTTTAAAGCCAAAGAACATTAA
- a CDS encoding cupredoxin domain-containing protein yields the protein MIIVNLIGLALIALIVWWFWLYKPSKAVDASAENITVVVNDGIYQPARIRVAAGKPTKLQFLRKDGSPCAATVLFPDFELSEELPVGVSKSVALPAMLAGEYAFHCPMKMYTGTLVVVESAALGGQK from the coding sequence ATGATAATAGTCAATTTAATCGGTTTGGCGCTGATAGCGCTCATCGTATGGTGGTTTTGGTTGTATAAACCGTCAAAGGCTGTTGATGCTAGCGCAGAAAATATAACCGTTGTGGTTAATGACGGTATCTACCAACCAGCACGAATCAGGGTTGCTGCGGGCAAGCCAACAAAACTGCAATTCTTAAGAAAAGATGGCAGCCCTTGTGCTGCTACGGTGTTATTTCCCGATTTTGAACTGAGTGAAGAGCTACCGGTAGGCGTAAGTAAATCAGTCGCGTTACCGGCAATGTTAGCAGGAGAATATGCCTTTCATTGTCCGATGAAAATGTATACCGGTACCTTGGTTGTCGTTGAAAGTGCTGCATTAGGAGGACAGAAATGA
- a CDS encoding DUF2933 domain-containing protein, translating to MSKKHRSFWSTPTGWAALGLIAAASYFLLVEHRQHFFQYLPFLILLLCPLMHIFMHGSHGKHENNQVASSKGDKEETFQELTDKNEAYRNGYLEGLKTARDEKEQKGNNNER from the coding sequence ATGAGTAAAAAACATCGTTCATTTTGGTCAACCCCGACAGGATGGGCGGCATTAGGGCTAATTGCTGCAGCCAGCTACTTTTTGTTGGTTGAACATCGGCAGCATTTTTTTCAGTACTTGCCTTTTCTAATTTTATTGCTTTGCCCATTGATGCACATATTTATGCATGGCAGTCACGGGAAGCATGAAAATAATCAAGTAGCGTCTTCTAAAGGTGATAAGGAAGAAACATTCCAAGAACTAACAGATAAAAATGAAGCCTATAGAAACGGCTATCTGGAAGGTCTGAAAACCGCAAGGGACGAAAAAGAGCAGAAGGGGAATAATAATGAACGGTGA
- a CDS encoding isoprenylcysteine carboxylmethyltransferase family protein: MNGDYGLWTLVILNSAIFIFFAFSFAKPQTKTDWRALGAFSAFIVALFTEMYGFPLSIYFLSGWLTENYPGINFLAHENGHLLHTIFGFEGNAHWDPLHIASNVLIVAGFFILSSAWNVLHQAQKNNTLAISGWYARCRHPQYVAFILIMFGFLLQWPTIPTIVMFPILVVVYVRLANKEEEKVIREFGEEYLLYMAKTPAWLPKFSNKEKGKNNEKVS, translated from the coding sequence ATGAACGGTGATTATGGTTTATGGACTTTAGTGATCTTAAATTCCGCTATTTTTATCTTTTTTGCTTTTAGTTTTGCCAAACCACAAACTAAAACTGATTGGCGAGCTTTAGGTGCATTTTCAGCATTTATTGTTGCATTATTTACTGAAATGTACGGATTTCCGTTAAGCATTTATTTTTTGTCTGGTTGGTTAACCGAAAATTATCCAGGTATTAACTTCCTTGCTCATGAAAATGGTCACTTATTACATACAATTTTTGGTTTCGAAGGTAATGCTCATTGGGACCCCTTGCATATAGCGAGTAACGTTTTAATTGTTGCAGGATTCTTCATTTTGTCCTCTGCTTGGAATGTTTTGCATCAAGCGCAAAAAAATAACACATTGGCGATTTCTGGTTGGTATGCGCGTTGCCGACATCCTCAGTACGTAGCATTCATCCTAATTATGTTTGGGTTCTTATTACAATGGCCAACAATTCCGACAATTGTAATGTTTCCGATTTTAGTGGTTGTCTATGTGCGTCTTGCAAATAAAGAAGAAGAGAAAGTTATCCGTGAGTTTGGTGAGGAATACTTATTATATATGGCTAAAACACCAGCTTGGTTGCCAAAATTTTCAAATAAGGAAAAAGGAAAGAACAATGAAAAAGTTAGTTAA
- a CDS encoding cation transporter encodes MTDLDHRVGVRESNLVVRNLRLSKVKDENIEALIKEIDKMFGLDEVSFNRKEESIHLAYDAVNLNLAGIEEVIRKHGADIHDDWWTRTKEGYYKFVDQNVKDNSDHTPWSCHKTPPGSVKRKR; translated from the coding sequence ATGACTGATTTAGATCATAGAGTTGGAGTGAGAGAAAGCAACCTAGTTGTTAGGAACCTTAGACTGTCAAAGGTCAAAGATGAAAACATTGAGGCGTTAATTAAGGAAATTGATAAAATGTTTGGCCTAGATGAAGTATCTTTCAATCGTAAAGAAGAAAGTATCCATTTAGCCTATGACGCGGTTAATTTAAACCTTGCTGGCATTGAAGAAGTCATTAGAAAACATGGTGCTGATATACATGATGATTGGTGGACTCGCACTAAGGAGGGCTATTACAAATTTGTCGATCAAAATGTGAAAGATAATTCAGACCATACGCCGTGGAGTTGTCATAAAACCCCCCCAGGCTCGGTTAAAAGAAAACGTTAA